The following nucleotide sequence is from Sphingomonas telluris.
TGAGCTGCTCTACGCGACGCTACTGAAGTTCGGGCTGGCGGAGGGAGAATATCGCGCGGACCCGGCGGACGGGCTGAAGCTTAGGGGCGCCGTTATCCTCAATGCGGTGAAGTGCCTTCCGCCCGCGAACAAGCCCGAGCCGCGCGAGATCGCGACCTGCCGCAATTATTTCGAAGCGGCACTTGTTGCCCTGCCGAAAGTGCGAGTGCTGGTCGCGTTGGGGCAGATTGCGCACGTCGCCGCGGCGCGCGCGCTGGGACTCCCGCCGGCTTCGACGAAGTTCGGCCATGGCGCGGAGGCGGTCGCTCCGGACGGGCGCATCCTGCTGTCGAGCTACCACTGCTCGCGCTACAACCAGAACACGAACCGGCTGAACGTCGAGATGTTCGAAAGCGTATTCGAGCGAGCGCTGGCGCTCCGCGATGGCTGACGAGATCCGCACCGAACGCCTCGTGCTTCGGCGTGCTGGATATGAAGATGCCGTCGCCATGCACCGGATCATGAGCGACCCGGTCGCGATGCGATATTGGTCGAGCCCGCCTCACCGGACGCTGGATGAGACTGAGCGCTGGGTCGCCGCGATGGTCGAGGCGGACCCCTCAGTCGGCGACGACTTCCTCGTCACCCTCGACGGCGATGTGATCGGCAAGTTCGGTGCCTGGAAGCTTCCCGAGTTCGGGTTCCTGTTGGACCCGGTTCACTGGGGGAAAGGCTATGCGAGCGAGGCGATGGTGGCCTTCATCGAACATTGCCGCAATCGCGGCGCGACGGAGCTGACCGCCGACGTCGACCCGAGGAACTTGTCGTCGATCCGGCTTCTCAAGCGACACGGCTTCGTCGAGACGGGTCGTGGCACCGGCACATGGCAGGTCGGCGACGAGCTTTGCGACAGTATCTACTTCCGGCTAGAGTTGTAACTCAGACGTCCTGAGTGAGCCGCCCGTAAAGGTCCGGCCGGCGGTCCCGGAAGAAGCCGAACGCGGCGCGGTGCTTCTTCGCCTGCGCGAGGTCCAGCGTCGCGACCAGCACGCCGGTCTCATCGGCCCCGAACTCCGCGAGCATGTCGCCGCGCTCGTCGCAGATGAAGCTATGGCCGTAGAAGCGCTGGCCGTGCTCGGTGCCGATGCGGTTGGCGGCGACGACGGGCACGACGTTCGACACGGCATGGCCGATCATCGCACGGCGCCACAGGCGTGACGTGTCGAGGTCGGGATCGTGCGGCTCGGTACCGATCGCAGTGGGATAGAAGAGGATTTCGGCGCCCATCAGCATCATCGCGCGGGCGGTTTCCGGGTACCATTGGTCCCAGCAAACGCCGACGCCGAGCGTCGACATGTGCGGGCCGTTCCAGACCTTGAAGCCGGTATTGCCGGGGCGGAAGTAGAACTTCTCCTCGTACCCTGGGCCATCGGGGATGTGGCTCTTGCGGTAGACGCCCGCGACCTTCCCGTCCGGGCCGATCATCGCGAGCGAATTGTAGTGATGCGGGCCGTCGAGCTCGAAGAAGCTCGTTGGGATCCAGATCTTCAGCTCCTTCGCCAGCTCCTGCATCGCCACGACCGACGGATGCTCCTCGGTGCGGCGTGCGTTGGCGAACAGGCCTTCATCCTCGACACGGCAGAAGTAAGGGCCTTCGAACAGCTCCGGAGGCAGCACGACTTCCGCGCCCTTGCTCGCGGCTTCGCGCACTAGGTTACTGACGGCGCGGATGTTCGCGACCGTGTCGTCGGTGAAGGCGAGTTGCAGTGCAGCGACGGTGAGCTTGCTCATGCGGGAACCTGTTGCGAGATGCAGTGGAAGCTTCCGCCTCCGGTCAGGATGTGGTCGGCGCGCAGGCCGATTGCAACGCGGTCGGGGAAGAGCGCCTGGACGACTTCCACAGCCGCGCGGTCATTCTCGGCCCCGTATTGCGGCACGACGACCGCCGCATTGCCGATATAGAAGTTCATGTAGCTCGCCGGGATGATGTCGCCGTCCTCGC
It contains:
- a CDS encoding uracil-DNA glycosylase produces the protein MPFASPADLSPVPQAEAPRDCPLCPRLVIFRHECRAEFPDWWNAPVPAFGDPDAWLGIVGLAPGKHGANRTGRPFTGDYAGELLYATLLKFGLAEGEYRADPADGLKLRGAVILNAVKCLPPANKPEPREIATCRNYFEAALVALPKVRVLVALGQIAHVAAARALGLPPASTKFGHGAEAVAPDGRILLSSYHCSRYNQNTNRLNVEMFESVFERALALRDG
- the aguB gene encoding N-carbamoylputrescine amidase, producing MSKLTVAALQLAFTDDTVANIRAVSNLVREAASKGAEVVLPPELFEGPYFCRVEDEGLFANARRTEEHPSVVAMQELAKELKIWIPTSFFELDGPHHYNSLAMIGPDGKVAGVYRKSHIPDGPGYEEKFYFRPGNTGFKVWNGPHMSTLGVGVCWDQWYPETARAMMLMGAEILFYPTAIGTEPHDPDLDTSRLWRRAMIGHAVSNVVPVVAANRIGTEHGQRFYGHSFICDERGDMLAEFGADETGVLVATLDLAQAKKHRAAFGFFRDRRPDLYGRLTQDV
- a CDS encoding GNAT family N-acetyltransferase; its protein translation is MADEIRTERLVLRRAGYEDAVAMHRIMSDPVAMRYWSSPPHRTLDETERWVAAMVEADPSVGDDFLVTLDGDVIGKFGAWKLPEFGFLLDPVHWGKGYASEAMVAFIEHCRNRGATELTADVDPRNLSSIRLLKRHGFVETGRGTGTWQVGDELCDSIYFRLEL